One Mangifera indica cultivar Alphonso unplaced genomic scaffold, CATAS_Mindica_2.1 Un_0081, whole genome shotgun sequence DNA segment encodes these proteins:
- the LOC123207484 gene encoding probable leucine-rich repeat receptor-like protein kinase At1g35710, translating into MGYQLLLIVAVFTVIAAGEGNINGGDVCNSNDLKGLTSFKVGIQIDTSERLAKWVGQSCCSWEGISCDNMTGRVTEIHLPGFISTDDFVFQSRMEGSLSPSLTLLTSLEVLDLGGLIGLAGTIPTSIGFRLRKLRKLHLYGNKLSGPVPENIGNLSKLEELHLHENGLSGAIPSSLGNLQNLNELFLYSNQFTGKIPDSFVNLTNLVRLDLHSNNFYDHIPEKIGELQMLEELDFSSNLLGGKIPTSVNNLSVISVLYLDDNYLEGAIPFPSSHGLMRSLSFLRLNNNNLTGRIPPNFGSLVSLQRVSLENNKLQGAIPASLGYLQDLTELYLYGNQLSGHIPKSIGQLSRLLIFSISHNLINRPLPSKMSSLQNLQTIDLSFNPLNLSSIPRWLAELPSLSRILLAGVGIEGKIPEFLRNTASPIQELDLSANHLTGSIPAWLGSLTQLYSVNLSWNSLVSEIPNTITNLQDLGVLDLHSNKLTGPISQVFEIGQRFSGGSLTYIDLSDNSFSSGIEMMGEGQIGIQFLNLSHNFLKGRLPISIGRLRSLRDLDLSHNKLGFELPNTLANESLLETLKLQKNQFSGKIPREFLNLRKLKELDLSDNLLVGEIPAGTPLSNFPESSYSGNRGLCGRPLSPCKAKALVKSVVPTN; encoded by the coding sequence ATGGGTTATCAGTTGCTCTTAATAGTTGCAGTGTTCACTGTCATAGCAGCTGGAGAGGGAAACATCAATGGAGGTGATGTATGCAACTCCAATGATCTGAAAGGGCTAACCAGCTTCAAGGTTGGAATTCAAATTGACACATCCGAGCGTTTAGCCAAGTGGGTTGGGCAAAGTTGTTGCAGCTGGGAAGGCATTTCTTGTGATAATATGACTGGTAGAGTGACTGAAATTCATCTTCCAGGATTCATCTCCACGGATGATTTTGTCTTTCAGTCGCGGATGGAAGGCTCGCTGTCTCCTTCATTAACACTTCTCACCTCTCTTGAAGTCCTTGATCTTGGAGGACTCATCGGTCTTGCCGGAACAATCCCAACATCTATTGGTTTTCGCCTTCGAAAACTCCGGAAACTCCATCTCTATGGCAACAAGTTAAGTGGCCCAGTCCCCGAAAACATTGGGAATCTTTCGAAACTTGAAGAACTTCACTTACACGAAAATGGATTATCTGGAGCCATTCCTTCAAGTCTGGGCAATCTACAAAATCTAAATGAGCTGTTTCTGTATTCAAATCAATTCACTGGTAAGATACCGGATTCATTCGTTAACTTGACGAATCTGGTACGTTTGGATCTTCATAGCAATAATTTCTATGACCACATACCAGAAAAGATTGGTGAATTACAGATGTTGGAAGAACTTGATTTCTCAAGCAATCTCTTAGGAGGAAAAATTCCAACTTCAGTGAATAATCTATCTGTTATTTCAGTCCTCTACTTGGATGATAACTATCTTGAAGGGGCAATTCCATTTCCATCTAGCCATGGCCTAATGCGTTCCCTCAGCTTCTTAAGACTGAATAATAACAACCTTACAGGACGGATACCACCGAATTTCGGGTCTCTTGTATCCCTCCAGAGAGTCTCCCTGGAGAATAACAAGCTTCAGGGAGCGATTCCAGCTAGTTTGGGTTACCTACAAGATTTGACAGAGTTATATCTTTATGGAAACCAGCTTTCTGGCCACATACCAAAATCAATTGGTCAACTCTCTAGACTCTTGATCTTTAGTATTTCTCATAACTTGATTAATAGGCCACTGCCTAGCAAGATGTCTTCCCTGCAAAATCTTCAAACAATTGATCTATCGTTTAACCCTTTAAACCTCTCTTCAATCCCAAGATGGTTAGCAGAATTGCCATCTCTTTCCCGAATACTCTTGGCAGGAGTTGGAATCGAGGGAAAAATTCCAGAGTTCTTAAGAAATACTGCAAGTCCAATACAGGAACTGGATTTATCAGCTAACCATCTGACGGGAAGCATACCGGCATGGCTTGGAAGCCTCACTCAGCTCTACTCTGTGAATCTCTCATGGAATTCACTTGTTTCAGAGATCCCCAATACAATTACTAACTTACAGGACTTGGGTGTACTTGATCTCCACTCGAATAAGCTAACCGGTCCAATAAGTCAGGTTTTTGAGATAGGGCAAAGGTTTTCTGGTGGTTCACTGACATACATAGATCTCTCAGACAACAGCTTTTCAAGTGGAATAGAGATGATGGGTGAAGGACAAATTGGGATTCAGTTTCTCAACTTATCACATAATTTTCTCAAAGGGCGGTTACCCATTTCCATAGGGAGATTGAGATCACTGAGAGATCTAGATTTGAGCCACAATAAATTAGGTTTTGAGTTGCCCAACACTCTTGCAAATGAAAGCTTATTAGAGACACTGAAGCTGCAGAAAAACCAGTTTAGTGGAAAAATACCGCGcgaatttttgaatttgagaaagTTGAAGGAATTGGATTTATCAGACAATCTTTTGGTGGGGGAAATTCCTGCAGGCACTCCACTGAGTAACTTTCCTGAAAGCTCCTACTCTGGCAACAGAGGTTTATGCGGCAGGCCCCTTTCTCCCTGTAAAGCTAAAGCTTTAGTAAAATCCGTTGTCCCCACAAATTGA
- the LOC123207487 gene encoding glycerol-3-phosphate acyltransferase RAM2-like, which translates to MDFNKYPTVYQCLSVGREKHTVVADMDGTLLRGRSSFPYFALVAYEVGGVLRLLFLLLASPIAGLLYYFVSESAGIQVLIFASFAGMKVSDIESVARAVLPKFYSADIHPESWRVFSSCGKRCVLTANPRIMVEAFLKDLLGVDMVVGTEIATYKGRATGFVRRPGVLVGDKKAQSLRKAFGEAQPDIGLGDRHTDIPFMAMCKEGYIVPSKPEVRAVPSEQLLQPIIFHDGRLVQKPTPLMALFIVLWIPIGFLLACLRIAAGALLPMQLVYYAFWALGVRVTVKGTPPPPAKKSTGQSGVLFVCSHRTLLDPVFLSTALGRPIPAVTYSVSRLSEFISPLKTVRLTRDRANDASMIKKLLEEGDLAICPEGTTCREPFLLRFSALFAELTDQLVPVAMVNRMSMFHGTAARGWKGMDPFYFFMNPSPAYEVTFLNKLPLELTCSSGKSSHDVANYMQRVIAATLSYECTSFTRKDKYKALAGNDGTVIEKPLISPNKVMGC; encoded by the exons AtggattttaataaatatcCAACTGTCTATCAATGTTTATCAGTGGGTCGAGAAAAGCACACGGTTGTTGCCGATATGGACGGGACTTTGCTAAGAGGACGTAGCTCTTTCCCTTACTTTGCTCTTGTTGCTTACGAAGTTGGTGGGGTTTTGAGgcttcttttcttgcttttggcTTCGCCAATCGCTGGTCTTCTATATTATTTTGTCTCAGAATCAGCGGGGATCCAAGTTCTTATCTTTGCTTCATTTGCTGGAATGAAGGTGAGTGACATTGAGTCAGTGGCTCGTGCGGTACTGCCGAAGTTTTACTCTGCTGATATCCATCCTGAGTCGTGGCGCGTGTTCTCTTCGTGTGGGAAACGGTGCGTTCTAACGGCGAATCCGAGGATTATGGTGGAAGCATTTCTGAAAGATTTATTGGGAGTTGACATGGTTGTGGGTACTGAGATTGCAACTTACAAAGGTAGAGCAACTGGGTTTGTTCGTCGTCCTGGGGTGCTTGTGGGAGATAAAAAGGCTCAAAGTCTTCGGAAGGCGTTTGGAGAGGCTCAACCAGACATTGGCCTTGGCGATAGGCACACTGATATTCCCTTCATGGCTATGTGTAAG GAAGGCTACATCGTGCCATCCAAACCAGAAGTAAGGGCGGTGCCAAGCGAGCAGCTGCTGCAACCAATAATCTTCCACGATGGTCGACTAGTCCAAAAGCCAACACCACTCATGGCGCTGTTTATCGTTCTCTGGATCCCCATCGGCTTCCTCTTAGCCTGCTTACGTATCGCCGCCGGTGCTCTCCTCCCGATGCAGCTGGTATATTACGCTTTCTGGGCACTGGGTGTTCGTGTCACCGTCAAAGGCACTCCACCTCCTCCAGCCAAAAAATCAACCGGTCAATCGGGTGTCCTCTTCGTATGCTCCCACAGAACATTACTCGACCCAGTTTTCCTCTCCACAGCTCTCGGCCGTCCCATTCCCGCGGTGACCTACTCAGTCTCGAGACTCTCAGAGTTCATCTCACCCCTCAAAACCGTCAGGCTGACTCGAGACCGAGCCAATGACGCCTCCATGATAAAGAAGCTACTCGAAGAAGGTGACTTAGCGATATGCCCAGAGGGAACCACCTGTAGGGAGCCATTTCTCTTGAGGTTTTCAGCATTGTTTGCGGAACTAACAGACCAGCTTGTGCCGGTGGCGATGGTGAACCGGATGAGCATGTTTCACGGAACCGCAGCTCGGGGCTGGAAAGGGATGGACCCCTTTTACTTCTTCATGAACCCCAGCCCGGCTTATGAAGTAACTTTCTTGAATAAGTTGCCATTGGAGTTAACTTGCAGTTCAGGGAAGTCTAGCCATGACGTAGCGAATTATATGCAAAGGGTGATTGCTGCAACTCTTTCGTATGAATGCACTAGCTTTACCAGGAAAGACAAGTATAAGGCTCTGGCTGGGAACGATGGAACTGTTATTGAGAAGCCTTTGATTTCACCCAACAAAGTAATGGGATGCtga